CGGGAAGAGATAAAATAAACAATGAGCTTTTAAGAGTAGTTGATGAAATTACTGATGCTTATGGAATAAAGATTTTATCAGTAGAAATAAAAAATATAATTCCACCAGCAGAAATACAACAAGCTATGGAAAAACAAATGAAAGCAGAAAGGGATAAGAGAGCTGCAATTCTTCAAGCAGAAGGCCAAAAACAAAGTGAAATTGAAAGAGCTCAAGGTGATAAGCAAGCTAAAATTCTTCAAGCAGAAGCTGAAAAAGAAGCTAACATAAGAAGGGCAGAAGGACTTAGACAATCTCAAATATTGGAAGCAGAAGGTAAAGCTCAAGCTATTGAGTCTGTAGCACAAGCACAAGCTAAAGCTGTTAGATTAGTAAACGCTTCTATATTAGAATCAGGAACTAATGAAACAGTAATAGCATTAAAACAAGTAGAAGCTCTTCAAGAAATGGCTAAGAATCCAGCAAATAAACTTATACTTCCAAACGAAAGTTTATCTAGTTTAGGAAGCATAGCTGCTATTGGTGAGATGTTAAATAAAAATAAATAAATATAACATAAAGGAATCGATTCTATTTATGTCTATGCCAAAATATGACCAAGAAAATCCATTCCATCTCCAGCCAGCAACGGATCTTGGACCGACAAAGGTTACAAACATCCAAAATGGACGGCCTCTTTCTGGCCAAATATAAACAAATCTAAATCTACAAGGTCTTATAGAACCGGGATCAACAGCTTTGGTTTGTATCCCATCAAAAGATTTAGGCTTTTCTGGGGTAAAGGATGGAGGTGGTCCCATAGGTGGTCTGTTTGGACCTCCTGGCCCTCCAGGAAAACCGCCAGGTCCCATAGGACCACCGGGAAATCCACCAGGTCTTTGACGATAAAAAGGGCAATTAAATTTGTTATAGTACATTAAATCTCTCCTTTTAAAAACTACACTATTATATTATGAAAAATTATTAAATAGGTGAATAAATTAAAATCTAAACAAGAATTAAGCAAAAGTTAAGATTTTAGTAATGATTAGGAAAGAAAGCCATAATATAATGGATAATGAACAACTTTAATTAGTGAACAACTAACAATGAATAATGAACAATTTAGGAGGATTTTCTTCTGCTTTGCTACAGAAAATCTTACATTTTATTAGATCTGTTAAAGATAGTTGCACTATGGAAAACTCGTTCAGCGTTGCTGAACATCACTTATTTAGTTAAGAACTACTTAATATATAAGTCATACAATTAAAATTTTTTCGTAATGACAATGGAGAAAAAATATCAATAATTGTTCATTATTCACTGTTGTTAAAATTTTAATTTTAACAACATATCGGGGGGTTTTTATGGGAAAGATTTTAATAGTTTTAACTTTAGCATTGTGCATATTTATTTTTTTAGAGAGCTATGTAAAAGATGTTTATTTTAAAGAAGAGAAATTGTATTATTATTATGTATTAAAAAACATATTAAGTATGCTAGTAATTGCTTTTATTATGGTGAATAGAAATTATATAAAGGATATAGAGGGGTTGGGAAAATTTATTTTAATATGCAGTATGTTGATTTTTTTCATAAATGGAATTAGACTTTATAAAAATATATCGTTTTTAAGAGAGAATAAATTATTATAAAATCCACATGCTATAGAAAAATACATATAAGTGGTTCTTTCATTAATACAGTGTTATTAATACAATAATACTGTATTAATGTTTTTTTAGGAGGAATTTTTTATGCTAATAGGAGTAATTATGGGGGGAGTATCCACAGAGAAAGAAATATCAAATCTTACAGGTAAACACATAATAGAAAATTTAGATGAGAATAAATATGAAATACTTCCTATACCCATAAATACAAAATTCGGATTAATTGATAAAATAAAATGTTTGGAATTTGCGTTTATTGCATTACATGGTACTTTTGGAGAGGATGGAAAGGTTCAAGCCCTTTTAGAAACTATGGGGGTACCTTATTCTGGTTCAGGGGTGTTGGCAAGTTCTCTTTGTATGGATAAAAATATGAGTAAAAAAGTATTACAAGGGGAAGGTATTAAAACTCCTAAGTGGATAGTATTATATAAAGATGAAGATATAGATTTAAAAAAAATTAAAAATATAGGTTACCCTTTAATAGTAAAGCCCAACAGTGGTGGTTCTAGTATAGGTATAAGTATAGTTAGAAAAGATGATGAATTAGTAAAAGCTGTAGAACAAGCTTTTAAGTTTGATGAAGAAGTTTTAATAGAGGAATATATTGAGGGAGAAGAAATTACCTGTTGTATGTTAGATGGCAAACCTCTTCCTATATTATCTATAAAAACAAAAGAGAAATTTTTTAATTACAAAGCTAAATATTTTGAGGGACTAGCAGAGGAAAAGGTTGCTAGTCTTTCACAGAATTTAAAAGATAAAGTTGAAAAAATAAGCAAGAAGTGTTGGGAAATTTTTAAGTTGAAGGTTTATGGAGCAATTGATATGATTATAAAAGGGGAAGAAATATATGTAATAGAGATAAATACTTTACCAGGTATGACTAAGCAGAGCCTTTTTACTAAAAGTGCAAAATTTCATGGCTTAGATTTTAGTGAACTTCTAGATAATATAATAGAACTTTCCCTTAAGTAATATAAATTTTGAGGTGGTAAAATGTTCCCTATTTTCCATATAGAAGATGGACAAATAGCCTATGAAGAAATATATAAATATTTAAAAGAAATTATAAAAAACAAAATGATGCCACCAGGAAGTAAACTACCTTCCTCAAGGGAAATGGCAACTATGACTACTTTAAGTAGAAATACCATAATGAAAGCCTATGAGCTTTTAGAAGAAGAAAATTTGGTTTACACAAAAAGAGGAAAAGGAACCTTTGTAGCTGAAATAGAGATAAAAGAAAATAAGGATTGGAAAATACATTGGGATAGTAAAATAAATGAATACGCAAAAATGTCAGAAGATCTAGATATAATGAAAACTGAAGCATTATACAAAAAAGGTATGATTTCTTTTAAAAGCATAGCACCAGATGAAAATTTATTTGACGTAGAAGAATTAAAAAGGGCTTTTTTAAATAGAATATCCTTAGAAGGGGAGAAAATATTAAACTATGGATATGCTAAGGGATATAAGCCACTTATAGATTATCTTTTAGAATATATGAGTGAAAAAGGTGTAAATGTAAAAGATAAGGATATATTAATTACCAATGGATTTACAGAAGGTTTTGATATAGTACTTTCAGCTCTCTTAAATAAAGGTGACAAAATAATATGTGAAAATCCCACTCATAATACAGCAATTAAGCTTATGAAACTTCATAAACTTAATATATTAGGTGTTACTATAGATGAAAAAGGTATAAATTTAAATGAATTAGAAAATAAACTAAAAAATAATGAAGTTAAGCTTTGTTATGTAATTCCTTCTTATCACAATCCCACAGGTACAGTTATGTCTTTTAGTAGAAGAAAAGAATTTTATGAAATATTAAAAAAGTATAATGTGCCAATAATTGAAGATGGATTTAATGAAGAACTTCAACACT
This window of the Clostridium cochlearium genome carries:
- a CDS encoding D-alanine--D-alanine ligase; translation: MLIGVIMGGVSTEKEISNLTGKHIIENLDENKYEILPIPINTKFGLIDKIKCLEFAFIALHGTFGEDGKVQALLETMGVPYSGSGVLASSLCMDKNMSKKVLQGEGIKTPKWIVLYKDEDIDLKKIKNIGYPLIVKPNSGGSSIGISIVRKDDELVKAVEQAFKFDEEVLIEEYIEGEEITCCMLDGKPLPILSIKTKEKFFNYKAKYFEGLAEEKVASLSQNLKDKVEKISKKCWEIFKLKVYGAIDMIIKGEEIYVIEINTLPGMTKQSLFTKSAKFHGLDFSELLDNIIELSLK
- a CDS encoding PLP-dependent aminotransferase family protein — encoded protein: MFPIFHIEDGQIAYEEIYKYLKEIIKNKMMPPGSKLPSSREMATMTTLSRNTIMKAYELLEEENLVYTKRGKGTFVAEIEIKENKDWKIHWDSKINEYAKMSEDLDIMKTEALYKKGMISFKSIAPDENLFDVEELKRAFLNRISLEGEKILNYGYAKGYKPLIDYLLEYMSEKGVNVKDKDILITNGFTEGFDIVLSALLNKGDKIICENPTHNTAIKLMKLHKLNILGVTIDEKGINLNELENKLKNNEVKLCYVIPSYHNPTGTVMSFSRRKEFYEILKKYNVPIIEDGFNEELQHSGTHIAPISAISGEENSIIYIGSLSKILFPGMRIGWILADKRLINILESVKRSRNIHTSFLDQGILYEYMNSGAFEKYVKKVKTIYREKYEYIMKLCKKEIPYKYILGDGGLYIFVKLKNINSRDLLKACLKRKVIFTPGDMFYIDDGGKDTLRLGFSRNSLEEIEKGIRIIGEEALRLMKN
- a CDS encoding SPFH domain-containing protein, with the translated sequence MIGKIILIILLVIVLASVLSSIKIVNTGSLYIVERFGQFYKVLEPGWHFTIPFADFVRKKISTKQQILDIEPQNVITQDNVRISIDNVIFYKVMNAKDAVYNIENYKSGIVYSTITNMRNIVGNMTLDEVLSGRDKINNELLRVVDEITDAYGIKILSVEIKNIIPPAEIQQAMEKQMKAERDKRAAILQAEGQKQSEIERAQGDKQAKILQAEAEKEANIRRAEGLRQSQILEAEGKAQAIESVAQAQAKAVRLVNASILESGTNETVIALKQVEALQEMAKNPANKLILPNESLSSLGSIAAIGEMLNKNK